The proteins below are encoded in one region of Sphaerodactylus townsendi isolate TG3544 linkage group LG06, MPM_Stown_v2.3, whole genome shotgun sequence:
- the RXYLT1 gene encoding ribitol-5-phosphate xylosyltransferase 1, giving the protein MRLTRKRICSALLAAYLLFSLYAAYCVFLKPRRSTASRVSQREKHGREHFTSEVEEWNPWEVDEKNSLQQNSANSLQLLKEKKQQQEQTNLRVQIWGKAAIGLYLWEHIFEGPLEPADVTAQWREGSLKAGKSFFSFITGPSVVPGYFSIESANVVLVLNGREEGKISYATQWLHYIQTLVQTHKLQHVAVVLLGSEQCKNEWIYPYLKSYGGFVELLFLVYDSPLVNEEDIFQWPLGVATYRNFPVVEPSWSMLHTPRLYQCTFLGTIYKNSSREILMEVLKQSGLDKICWISVREEWWPQETNESLRNYQDALLQSDLTLCPLGVNTECYRIYEACAFGSVPVVEDVMTPGSCGNSSVYYHAPLQLLKTMGAPFIFVKNWKELPSILEKDKNVTLQEKIQRRKKLMEWYQYFKGQMRHKFISTLENAFLSKDKGG; this is encoded by the exons ATGCGGCTGACTCGGAAGCGCATCTGCTCCGCGCTGTTGGCTGCCTATTTACTCTTCTCCCTCTACGCCGCTTATTGTGTCTTTCTGAAACCGCGCCGCTCTACTGCTTCGCGGGTGAGCCAGAGGGAGAAACACGGGCGAG aacattttacTTCGGAAGTGGAAGAGTGGAACCCTTGGGAAGTTGATGAGAAAAATAGTTTGCAACAGAACTCTGCAAACAGTCTGCAACTTTTGAAagagaagaaacagcagcaggaacAAACAAACCTCAGAGTACAAATCTGGGGGAAAGCTGCTATTG GCCTATACCTATGGGAGCATATATTTGAAGGTCCGCTTGAGCCTGCAGATGTTACAGCCCAGTGGAGAGAAGGAAGCTTAAAGGCAGGAAAATCATTCTTCAG CTTCATCACAGGTCCATCTGTAGTCCCTGGGTACTTCTCCATAGAATCTGCCAATGTGGTTCTAGTGCTGAAtggcagagaggaaggaaagatctCTTACGCCACTCAGTGGCTGCATTATATACAAACATTAGTACAAACTCACAAGTTGCAGCATGTTGCCGTTGTGTTGCTTGGAAGTGAACAGTGCAAAAATGAATGGATTTATCCGTATTTAAAAAGTTATGGAGGGTTTGTGGAATTACTCTTCTTAGTATATGACAGTCCTTTGGTGAATGAAGAAGACATTttccagtggcctttgggagtTGCTAC TTACAGAAATTTTCCAGTGGTTGAACCAAGCTGGTCAATGCTTCACACTCCACGGCTGTACCAGTGTACCTTTTTAGGAACAATTTATAAGAACTCGTCAAGAGAGATTCTAATGGAAGTACTGAAGCAAAGCGGGCTTGATAAGATTTGTTGGATTTCTGTCAGAGAAGA ATGGTGGCCTCAAGAAACAAATGAAAGCCTTCGGAACTATCAAGATGCATTGCTCCAGAGTGATCTCACATTATGTCCTTTGGGTGTAAATACAGAATGTTATAGAATTTATGAGGCTTGTGCATTTGGGTCAGTTCCTGTTGTGGAAGATGTAATGACACCAGGAAGTTGTGGAAATTCATCTGTGTACTACCATGCTCCACTGCAATTATTAAAGACAATGGGGGCTCCCTTTATCTTTGTTAAAAACTGGAAAGAACTTCCTTCTATTTtagaaaaagataaaaatgtgactTTGCAAGAAAAaattcaaagaagaaaaaaactaatGGAATGGTATCAGTATTTCAAAGGACAAATGAGACATAAATTTATTAGTACACTGGAAAATGCATTTTTATCTAAGGATAAAGGTGGTTAA